In bacterium HR11, the DNA window CCCTGCAGGAGGTCCGCTTCCGTGTCGGGGGAATGGACTGTGCCATGTGCGCCGTCGGCATCCGAGCGGCCTTAGAACGCCTGCCGGGCGTCGTCCGGGCCGAGGTCAACTATCCCGACGGGAGCGCCCGGGTCGTGTTCCGGGACGTCCCGTCGTCAGAACTTCAGGCTCAGATCCGGGCCCGCATCGAGGCGATGGGCTACCGGGTCGATTGGGCCGAATGACGTAAGGCCCAATTGAGCCGGTCGGCCGATAGGCCAGATAGCAGAGCTGTTCGGGAGGTGAGAAGTGTGATGGGAAGCGGAAAGGGCACCTCCACGAAAGCACGATGTTTCAAGCATTCGGCGGATGGGCAGTTGGCAGATGGGCAGGTGGGCAAATGGGCAGTCGGTAGGTCGGGTGACGGGCGTCTATCTCCGGCACACCGGCCGTCATGCCGGGGGCTTCCGTAGAGAGCCTGCCGTCCTGCGGGCGTCCTCCGCATGCACCGCCCGTCCTGGCCGGGTCATCCGGAGGAAGCTTGAAAGATCGAGATCGCCGGGTCATCGTTGTTCCGGATGGGAGCCGCATTTCTCCCAACCGAACGGCTCTGATAGGGAGATAGGGACCGAACTCCCGAACTGCCGGATACGGAGGTGACCGATGGCTCTTCAGTGGAAGCTTCGTATCGAGGGAATGACGTGTGAGCACTGTGAAGTCTCCGTCCGTCGGGCCTTGGAGAGTGCCGGGGCCCGGAACGTGCAGGCCGACTTTCGCCGGGGCGAAGCCGTCTTTGAGGCCGAGGAGACGGCCGACCCCGAGCGCTGGCGGGAAGCCATCCGGAAGGCCGGCTACCGGCCCGGCGAACTTTCGCTCCTGGGTCGGGTCGGGTCGGTCGAGGCCGTGTCTCAGGAGCGGCCCGTCCACGGCAGGACCCGGAGAGACGCTTACGACCTCGTCATCGTCGGTTCCGGGTCGGCGGCCTTTGCGGCGGCCATCCGCGCCCGGGACCTCGGGGCCCGCGTCCTGATGGTCGAGGCGGGGACGCTGGGCGGGACCTGCGTGAACGTCGGGTGCGTGCCCAGCAAGTTTCTCCTCCGGGCGGCCGAGGTCTATCACCTGGCCCGGCACCATGGTTATGCGGGCATCCCGACCCAGGCCGGGCCCGTCGACTGGCGGGCATTGGTCGCCCAAAAGGACGAGTTGGTCCGGGCGCTCCGGAAGGAGAAGTATGCCGACCTCGTCGAGCTGTACGGCTGGGAGCTCGTCCAGGGGCGGGCTCAGTTCGTCGACGCCGAGACGCTGGCCGTGGACGGCCGGACCGTCCGGGCGTCGGCTTACATCGTCGCCACCGGTGCCTCGCCGGCCGTCCCGCCCATCGAGGGCCTGGTCGAGGCGGGGTATCTCACGAGCACGACGGCGATGGAACTCGAGGCGCTCCCGACGTCGCTGGCCGTCATCGGGGCGAATGCCATCGGCCTTGAGATGGGCCAACTCTTTGCTCGGCTCGGCGTGCGGGTGACGTTGATAGAGATTATGCCCCGGATCGCGCCCTTCGAGGAGCCGGAGGTCAGTGAAGCCCTGGCCGCCGCCTTGCAGGAAGAGGGCATCGAGGTCCTCACGGCGGCCCAGGTCCGGCGGGTCGAGCGGACGCCGGTGGGAAAGCGCCTGTGGGTCCAAGTCGGTGGTGAGCTCCGAAGCTTAGAGGTCGCCGACGTCCTCGTCGCTACGGGGCGTCGCCCAAATACGGAGGGGCTCGGCCTCGATCAGGCGGGTGTCAAGACGGACCGGCGGGGCGCCATCGTCGTGGACGAATTCATGCAGACGACGAATCCCCGCGTGTGGGCCGCCGGGGACTGCACGGGTTCGCCGCAGTTTGTGTATGTGGCCGCCTATGAGGGGACCGTGGCGGCGGAAAACGCCCTCGGTAGCGACCGCCGGCGGGTCGACCTCTCGGTCGTCCCCCGGATAACCTTCACGACCCCGACCGTGGCGGCCGTCGGCCTGACCGAGGCGCAGGCCCGGGCGCAGGGCTATGAAGTGCGGACGACCGTCATGCCCGTGGCGGTCCTCGCCCGGGCGTGGGTCAACCGAGACACGCGGGGTCTCTTCAAGCTCGTGGCCGATGCGGCCACGGACCGTCTGCTGGGCGTACACGTCGTGGCCGACAACGCCGGTGAGGTCATCTATGCGGCGCAGTTGGCCCTTCAGGCCGGCCTGCGGGTCGGCGACCTGGCGGCTACCCTGGCCCCGTATCTGACGATGGCCGAGGGCCTGCGGCTGGCGGCCCAGTCCTTTGGCCGGGACGTCGCCCGGATGTCCTGCTGTGCGGGATGACGGGTGTCGGGTGCTGGGTGTTTGGCTTTTCTGGAGACCCAAGGCCGAATGCAGGGTACAAAGCCCCGCTCGTAAGATCGGGGTCGATGCCTGCAGGATGCATGATGAGGAGATGGCCATGGCTTTAGGAACGCTTTCGGGGCTGACGTTGGAAGGGACCTGGCGGGAGGACCCGACGGTGTGTCCCCACTGCGGGCGGGCCGCCTGGCCGGTGCCGCAAAACATCACGCTGATATCCCACGTGCGGGAGGCTGAGTGGCCCCGGGTCAAGGCCTTGACGGACCGTTTCAAGGGCTTCCGCTTCTGTCCGCACCTAAGATGTCCCGTCGTCTACTTCCATCGGGACGCCGACCTGGTCGTCGTCGAGGCGGAGGTCCGGACCCGGGTCGGCTACAAGGTCGACGCGCCGCCGATTCCCGTCTGTTACTGCATCGGCGTCCTGGCCGAGACGATCCGGGAGGAGATCGTCGTGAAGGGCTGTTGCGATTCCCTCCAGGACATCCAGCGGTACACGGGGGCCCGGACGGGCAAGTGGTGCCACATCACGAACCCGTCGGGGCGGTGTTGTGGTCCGATGGTCCAGCGGGTCATCGAGGCGGCCCTCCGGGAGCGAGTCGAAGCGGGTCTGGCCGAGGAGGCCCGGCGGCTGGCCGAACAGATCCCGGCCGATGGTGTCGGCGAGGCCCCGGACATCCCGGCCGACACGTGCTGCCGGCTTACGGGGCGGTAGCGAATGGCGAATGGGGTCCTACCTGCCTATCTGGCGACCTGCCGACTGCCCATCTGCCTATCTCCCTATCTCCCTACCTCCGTCACGACTCCCGGGCTTTGGCGGCGACTTGGCGGAAGTCGTCCAGGAAGGCCTGCCAGGTCCGCTCGTAGGCCGCCTCGTCGAGGCTCTTCAGGCGCAGGACGTAGGCCGGATGGTAGGTGGCGATGACCCACCGGCCTTCGGGCGTCGGATGCCAGCGGCCCCGGTCCGTCGTCATCTTGAAGCGGCTTCCGAGGAAGGCTTGGGCGGCCGGGGCGCCCAGGCACACGATGACCCGGGGGTTCACGATCTGGATTTCCTGGGCCAGCCACACGGCGCAGGCCTTGCGCTCGGCCGCCGTGGGGGGCCGGTCCTGCCGGCGGCCGCCGACGGTCTGGAAGGCCCAGCACTTGATGACGTTCGTCACGTAGAGGTCGGAACGGGCGAGACCGACGGTTTCGAGGGCCTGGTCGAGGAGCCGGCCGGCCGGGCCGACGAAGGGCCGGCCCGTCTGGTCCTCGACCCGGCCGGGGCCCTGGCCGACGAGCATGACGCGAGCTTCCAGGGAGCCTTCCCCGAAGACGACCTGGGTCCGGGTCTGGGCCAGGTGGCACCGGGGGCACTGAAGGGCCGCGGACCGCAACGTCTGATAGGCCTGAATCTTATCCATATGGACCATAGACGGTAAGCCCATGGACCATAGACCTGCCTCGGCCCTAAAGACGAGGACGACCGGACGGCCCGAGTAAGTCCATAGTCCGTGGTCTATGGTCCATGGTCCATGGTCTTCTCTTCTAAGCCAGAGGCGCCTCCATCCGGAGGGCGTCTTCCCCGTCCGGGTAGTAATGGGGGATGATCCGGGCTGTCCGGAAGCCGAACTTCCGATAGAGGTGGATGGCCCGTTCGTTGTGGACACGGACTTCCAGATACATCGTTTGGGCGCCCAACGTCCAGGCCAGGTACATGGCGTAAGCCAGGGCGTAGTGGCCCAGGCCCCGGCCCCGGTATTCGGGATGGAGGGTGATATTCGTCAGATGGACCAGGTTCTTCTCGAGGCGGAGGGTGAAGTAACCCACCAGGCGGACCGGCGGGGTCCGGGTCCGGATGACCCGCAGGACGGCCTTCGGGTTGTCCAGCATTTCGTGAAGGAACGTATATCGCGGCCATGGGTCCCGGTAGGTCTGCCGCTCGATGGCGAACACGGCTTCTAAGTCGGTCGGTCGCATCCGGTCCAGGCGGTACTGGGCCCCGAAGGCCGACCAGTCGAGCTGTTCAAAGATACGGGCCCAGGGGGCCTCGACCTGGCGGATCAGCGTGGCCATGCTGGCGTCGATCATAGGTCTACACCGTCATTCGGCCGCGTCGGGTCACAGGTCCGGTCGGTCCAAAGGGCGTGGAGTCCTTGAATGACGGGGTCCAACTCGGAGGGCGGGTATCCGTACGTTTGAAGTCCGTCCCGGAGGTCCATCCACTGCCGCAGGAGGGTATAGGTGAGGCGTCGCTCGCTCCACGACAGGCACGGCCCCAAGACGGACCTCCGGGCGAGGCCGTCTAAGAGGTCCTGGCGGGCCCTCGGGAGGTCGGCGGCGGCCTGGCCCGAGCGGACCCACCGGCGGAACCCCCGGATCCATGTGCTACACAAATCTCTATACCGCTGGAGCCGCTCGATCCAATCCCGCTCGACCGAGAGCATAGCGACCGGCCGGGCCGGTAGGACCGCCGGCGGCCGCAGGGCCGGTGACCCCGGGTCCAGGACGACCAGTTCCAGGGCTTGCCCCGGGTGGACGTATACGACGCTATCGAGGGGGATCCGGCCCCGATACATGCTCTGGACTCGAAGCACGACCCACGTACATGGGTCGTCACCCTGCGGCGGGATCACGCGGACGACGACCCCGATGGGGGTCCCCCGCCAGACTAAGGGCAAGCCTCGGAGCTCGGCCGGGGCCCCCTGAAAGCAAGCCTTCAGAGGGAAGGTCCGTCCCCCCAGGTCCCCCATCCCGAGCCCCAGGGCCAGCAGGGCTAAACCCATGGACCCCCAAAGGGCATGGCCGGACCGAACCTTAAGGCTACGGTGCCACATCGGCCGATTCCCGAACGTCCGCCGGGGACGTCCCCGGCGAGCCGAAGCGCTGACGAATCAGGCGGTCCAGCTCCTCCCGAAGGCGGGGCAGGATCTCGTCATAGGTATAAGTACCAATCTTTTCAGGACCCCGCTTCAGGTTTACATGGGTCGGCCCACACCAGAGGCCCAGGTCGGCCGAATCCGTCTCGCCCGGGCCGTTGACCCGACAGCCCATGACGGCGATGGTGATGTCGTAGTCCTTGGCATAGGCCGTCAAGGCCCGGACCTGTTCGGCCAGCTCGACAAACCGTTCGTTTTCGACCCGGGAACAGCTCGGGCAACTGACGATGTTCAAGCCCCGGAGGGCCGTCCGGGGTGCGTTCAGGAAGCGTCCCTGGTAGACGTCCTCGACGATTCGACGGCCGACGAGGACTTCCTCGTGTTTCCGGTCGTTCGGCAGGGTCAGGGAAACCCGAATCGTGTCGCCGATGCCCTCGGCGAGGAGGGCTTCAAAGGCGATACGGGTCTTGACAATCCCCATCGGGGGCAGGCCCGCTTCGGTGACGCCCAGATGGAGGGGCACGTCGGGCCGCTTCTCGGCAAACCGACGGTTGACCTCGATGACCCGGTAGGGGTCCGAGTCCTTCAGGGACACGACGTACTGGTCAAAGCCCAGGCGGTCCAGGATGTCGCAGTGGAAGAGGGCGCACTCGAGCATGGCCGTCAGGGGATCGTCGGGGTACCGTCGCTGGAACTCGGGGTCGACGGAGCCACAGTTGACCCCGATGCGGAGGGCACATCCGTGATCCCGGGCGACCGAGGCGATCCAGGCGACCTTCTCCCGGACGTCTTTGTGCTTCTCGTGATGGTAGAGGTGCCCCGGATTGTAGCGGATTTTGTCCACATAGGGCGCCACGACGGCGGCCAGCCGGTAGTTCTCCTGGAGGTCGACGGCCAGGACGGCGTCCGTATGCTGACGGATGACCCGTAGGGCCTCGGCGTCTCGGGCGCTGTCGACAGCGATGCGAATGATGTCCGCCCCGGCCGCCTGCATGCGCTCGATCTGAGCCAGCGTGGCATCGATGTCGGTCGTCCGGGTCGCCGTCATCGTC includes these proteins:
- the merA gene encoding Mercuric reductase, translated to MALQWKLRIEGMTCEHCEVSVRRALESAGARNVQADFRRGEAVFEAEETADPERWREAIRKAGYRPGELSLLGRVGSVEAVSQERPVHGRTRRDAYDLVIVGSGSAAFAAAIRARDLGARVLMVEAGTLGGTCVNVGCVPSKFLLRAAEVYHLARHHGYAGIPTQAGPVDWRALVAQKDELVRALRKEKYADLVELYGWELVQGRAQFVDAETLAVDGRTVRASAYIVATGASPAVPPIEGLVEAGYLTSTTAMELEALPTSLAVIGANAIGLEMGQLFARLGVRVTLIEIMPRIAPFEEPEVSEALAAALQEEGIEVLTAAQVRRVERTPVGKRLWVQVGGELRSLEVADVLVATGRRPNTEGLGLDQAGVKTDRRGAIVVDEFMQTTNPRVWAAGDCTGSPQFVYVAAYEGTVAAENALGSDRRRVDLSVVPRITFTTPTVAAVGLTEAQARAQGYEVRTTVMPVAVLARAWVNRDTRGLFKLVADAATDRLLGVHVVADNAGEVIYAAQLALQAGLRVGDLAATLAPYLTMAEGLRLAAQSFGRDVARMSCCAG
- the rimI gene encoding Ribosomal-protein-alanine acetyltransferase, with the protein product MIDASMATLIRQVEAPWARIFEQLDWSAFGAQYRLDRMRPTDLEAVFAIERQTYRDPWPRYTFLHEMLDNPKAVLRVIRTRTPPVRLVGYFTLRLEKNLVHLTNITLHPEYRGRGLGHYALAYAMYLAWTLGAQTMYLEVRVHNERAIHLYRKFGFRTARIIPHYYPDGEDALRMEAPLA
- the ispG gene encoding 4-hydroxy-3-methylbut-2-en-1-yl diphosphate synthase (flavodoxin), which translates into the protein MISIQRKPTRTVRIGRVLIGNGHPIAVQTMTATRTTDIDATLAQIERMQAAGADIIRIAVDSARDAEALRVIRQHTDAVLAVDLQENYRLAAVVAPYVDKIRYNPGHLYHHEKHKDVREKVAWIASVARDHGCALRIGVNCGSVDPEFQRRYPDDPLTAMLECALFHCDILDRLGFDQYVVSLKDSDPYRVIEVNRRFAEKRPDVPLHLGVTEAGLPPMGIVKTRIAFEALLAEGIGDTIRVSLTLPNDRKHEEVLVGRRIVEDVYQGRFLNAPRTALRGLNIVSCPSCSRVENERFVELAEQVRALTAYAKDYDITIAVMGCRVNGPGETDSADLGLWCGPTHVNLKRGPEKIGTYTYDEILPRLREELDRLIRQRFGSPGTSPADVRESADVAP